A single genomic interval of Zobellia nedashkovskayae harbors:
- the kduI gene encoding 5-dehydro-4-deoxy-D-glucuronate isomerase, translating to MEVKYAVHPDDAKLYDTQRIRKEFHSSDLMGEDAIKIIYTHYDRFIYGTAFPKSQSLSLPTYEELKADYFLERRELGIINVGGKGTVTVDGEVFELGNLEALYVGKGSKEVSFTSADGSDAAQFYLNSAPAHKEYPTKKATRSDANIVELGAVETSNERTLYQYIHEDGIQSCQLVMGYTELKKGSVWNTFPPHTHERRMEVYFYFDIPGDNIVMHYMGQPQETRHVAMKNFEAVVSPPWSIHSGSGTSNYRFIWGMAGENKAFTDMDGEPLQGVL from the coding sequence ATGGAAGTTAAGTACGCTGTGCATCCTGATGATGCCAAATTATACGACACACAAAGAATTCGAAAAGAGTTTCATAGTTCAGACCTAATGGGCGAAGATGCTATAAAAATAATCTATACGCATTATGACCGTTTTATATATGGTACCGCTTTTCCTAAATCCCAAAGTCTTTCATTACCAACTTACGAGGAGTTGAAAGCCGATTATTTCTTAGAGAGAAGAGAATTGGGAATCATTAATGTTGGAGGTAAAGGTACCGTAACCGTAGATGGTGAGGTATTTGAACTTGGAAACTTAGAAGCCTTATACGTAGGTAAAGGTTCTAAAGAGGTGAGTTTTACAAGTGCAGATGGCTCTGATGCTGCACAATTCTATTTGAATTCAGCTCCGGCGCATAAAGAATATCCAACTAAAAAAGCAACGCGCTCAGATGCTAATATAGTGGAATTAGGTGCTGTTGAAACTAGTAACGAAAGAACATTGTACCAATACATTCATGAAGACGGTATTCAAAGCTGCCAGTTGGTAATGGGATATACCGAATTGAAAAAAGGAAGCGTTTGGAACACATTCCCACCGCACACGCATGAGCGTAGAATGGAAGTTTATTTCTATTTTGATATTCCTGGTGATAATATCGTAATGCATTATATGGGACAGCCACAGGAAACACGCCACGTTGCTATGAAAAATTTTGAAGCGGTAGTTTCTCCACCATGGTCTATTCACTCAGGTTCGGGTACCAGTAATTACAGATTTATTTGGGGAATGGCAGGAGAAAACAAGGCTTTTACAGATATGGATGGCGAACCTTTACAGGGCGTACTTTAA
- a CDS encoding SDR family NAD(P)-dependent oxidoreductase has translation MLNKFDLKGKTALVTGCKRGIGFAMAEALAEAGADIIGVSATLELSGSKIEKRITELNKSFKAYQCDFSDRKALYAFIKKVKSENPKIDILVNNAGTILRQPAAEHTDELWDKVIEVNQNAQFILSREIGKEMVNRGSGKIIFTASLLTFQGGITVPGYAASKGAIGQLTMALSNEWASKGVQVNAIAPGYISTDNTEALRKDADRSTSILQRIPAGRWGEPEDFKGPIVFLASPASNYMTGTVMLVDGGWMGR, from the coding sequence ATATTGAATAAATTCGATTTAAAAGGAAAAACAGCTTTAGTAACTGGTTGTAAGCGTGGTATTGGTTTTGCTATGGCCGAAGCTTTGGCCGAAGCCGGTGCTGACATTATTGGGGTTTCCGCAACTTTGGAACTTTCCGGTTCTAAAATAGAAAAGCGAATAACGGAATTGAATAAAAGCTTTAAAGCCTATCAATGTGATTTTAGTGATAGAAAAGCTTTGTATGCTTTTATTAAAAAAGTAAAAAGTGAAAATCCTAAGATAGATATCTTGGTAAACAACGCAGGTACTATTTTAAGACAACCTGCAGCTGAGCATACAGATGAACTATGGGACAAGGTTATTGAAGTAAACCAAAATGCCCAGTTTATCCTGTCTAGGGAAATAGGTAAGGAAATGGTAAATAGAGGAAGCGGGAAGATTATTTTCACAGCATCTTTATTAACATTTCAAGGTGGTATTACCGTGCCAGGCTATGCCGCTTCAAAAGGGGCAATAGGTCAATTAACAATGGCATTATCTAACGAATGGGCATCTAAAGGTGTACAGGTAAATGCCATTGCACCGGGCTATATTTCAACGGATAATACGGAAGCTTTGCGTAAAGATGCGGATAGAAGCACTTCTATTTTACAACGGATTCCTGCAGGAAGATGGGGCGAACCAGAAGACTTTAAAGGACCTATTGTTTTCTTGGCTTCCCCAGCATCAAATTATATGACAGGTACCGTGATGTTAGTTGACGGAGGCTGGATGGGCAGATAA
- a CDS encoding sulfatase-like hydrolase/transferase — translation MKIDYKGFTLVFIALSLSFSAYGQEKNKETKKRPNFLFVLVDDQSPFDLQVYDPKSILETPVISKLASEGTVIEAAHHMGSMNGAVCTPSRHMIMTGRTLWHLPPSAEFQKNTAPHELDKQTIGAVFNRAGYNTMRTCKKGNSYPGANEQFTVVHDAVKRGGTEETGSAWHSKQVLEYLGDREKVKEENPFFIYFGFSHPHDTRDGTPELLEKYGAVNHTDKNSLPPANDKQPPLQDNYLEAHPFFHGHPELRDEERVSGVWKNRDEQTVRNELGREYACSENIDIQLGKVLKKLEAMGELDNTYIVYTSDHGMSIGRHGLMGKQNLYEHTWRVPMIIKGPGLPSGKRTKGNVYLLDVLPTLCDLAGIEIPETVEGTSFRPVLEGEKETVRDVMYGVYCGGTKPGMRTVKKGDWKLIKYDVMDGAVRETQLFDLAENPNEYLKEHKKEGEMLTNLAENPKYADKLAEMEALLLTEMEAYEDPYRLWDQPAK, via the coding sequence ATGAAAATAGATTACAAGGGTTTCACGTTGGTATTTATTGCCTTATCACTTTCTTTTTCGGCCTATGGCCAAGAGAAAAACAAGGAGACTAAAAAACGACCAAACTTTTTGTTTGTTTTGGTTGACGATCAGTCGCCTTTCGATTTGCAGGTGTATGATCCAAAATCAATATTAGAAACCCCTGTAATTTCTAAATTAGCGTCTGAAGGTACGGTTATAGAAGCTGCCCACCATATGGGTTCTATGAACGGTGCGGTATGTACACCCTCCAGACATATGATAATGACAGGCCGTACGCTATGGCATTTGCCACCTAGCGCAGAATTTCAAAAAAATACGGCTCCTCATGAATTGGATAAGCAGACCATTGGGGCTGTTTTCAATAGAGCAGGTTATAATACTATGAGAACTTGTAAAAAAGGGAACTCATATCCTGGAGCGAACGAACAGTTTACGGTTGTACACGATGCTGTAAAAAGAGGGGGCACTGAAGAGACAGGAAGTGCATGGCACTCCAAACAAGTTTTAGAATATTTAGGAGATCGTGAGAAAGTTAAAGAAGAAAATCCTTTTTTCATTTATTTTGGATTTTCCCATCCACATGATACCCGGGATGGCACTCCAGAGTTATTGGAAAAATATGGAGCGGTAAATCATACAGACAAGAATAGTCTTCCTCCGGCTAATGATAAACAACCACCGCTTCAAGATAATTATTTAGAAGCGCATCCTTTTTTCCATGGTCACCCTGAGCTTCGTGATGAAGAACGCGTAAGTGGGGTTTGGAAAAATAGAGATGAGCAGACCGTAAGGAATGAGCTGGGTAGAGAATATGCCTGTTCAGAAAATATAGATATCCAGTTGGGCAAAGTGCTTAAAAAATTGGAAGCCATGGGCGAGTTGGACAACACCTATATCGTTTACACTTCCGATCACGGAATGTCTATTGGTAGACACGGACTTATGGGGAAACAAAACTTATATGAGCATACATGGCGTGTACCCATGATTATTAAAGGACCAGGACTTCCATCCGGTAAACGCACAAAAGGGAATGTTTATTTATTGGATGTCTTACCTACATTATGTGATTTGGCAGGAATAGAGATTCCGGAAACCGTAGAGGGAACAAGTTTTAGACCTGTATTGGAAGGTGAAAAAGAAACTGTTAGAGATGTTATGTATGGTGTGTATTGTGGAGGAACAAAACCAGGCATGCGTACGGTTAAAAAAGGCGACTGGAAATTAATCAAGTATGATGTAATGGATGGTGCAGTACGCGAAACACAACTTTTCGATCTGGCTGAAAATCCGAATGAATATTTAAAAGAACACAAGAAAGAAGGCGAAATGCTGACCAATTTGGCCGAAAACCCGAAGTATGCCGATAAATTGGCAGAAATGGAAGCATTGTTATTAACTGAAATGGAAGCATATGAAGACCCTTATAGGCTTTGGGACCAACCGGCAAAATAG
- a CDS encoding AraC family transcriptional regulator, translating into MKLHLLNRASVADRSFSVNHNLYPNFLRVWHYHPEIELVVILKSSGTRFIGDSIEKFQEGEVVLIGKNVPHMWLNDEVYFQPESKLEAEALAIHFTRDFLGKGFFDIPEMKQISDLLIRANRGIKFNTLSSDLVGQIMNLKNYDTTTRVYKTIEVLVALSKQENYQLLSSTSFVNAFQKADNSRMDKIYAYVFENFNDGISASDVAEMTGMNKSAFSRFFKKAHSKSFTRYLNEIKVGYACRLLLENKESITSIAYLSGFNNISNFNRQFRTIHGMAPSAYLKYYSSNN; encoded by the coding sequence ATGAAACTTCATTTATTAAATAGGGCATCTGTAGCTGACCGATCATTTTCGGTCAACCATAATCTGTACCCTAATTTTTTAAGGGTTTGGCATTATCACCCAGAGATTGAATTGGTGGTAATTCTAAAAAGTTCTGGAACACGTTTTATAGGGGATAGTATAGAAAAATTTCAGGAGGGAGAAGTGGTACTTATTGGCAAAAACGTTCCGCATATGTGGTTGAACGATGAGGTTTATTTTCAGCCAGAAAGTAAACTAGAGGCAGAGGCTCTGGCCATACACTTTACTAGAGATTTTTTAGGAAAAGGTTTCTTTGATATTCCAGAAATGAAACAAATTTCCGACCTTTTAATTCGGGCAAATAGAGGTATTAAGTTCAATACACTGAGTAGTGATCTGGTAGGTCAAATCATGAATCTAAAAAACTACGATACAACTACGCGTGTATACAAAACTATTGAGGTTTTGGTTGCTTTATCAAAGCAAGAAAATTATCAGTTATTATCAAGTACAAGCTTTGTAAATGCTTTTCAAAAAGCAGATAACTCGCGAATGGATAAAATATATGCCTACGTGTTTGAAAACTTCAATGATGGCATTAGCGCTAGCGATGTTGCTGAAATGACGGGTATGAATAAATCTGCATTCAGCAGATTTTTCAAGAAAGCCCATAGTAAATCTTTTACCAGATATCTTAATGAAATAAAGGTGGGCTACGCCTGCAGACTTCTTTTAGAAAACAAGGAAAGTATTACTTCCATCGCGTACTTATCCGGGTTTAACAATATCTCTAATTTTAATAGACAGTTTAGGACCATTCATGGTATGGCACCTTCTGCTTATTTAAAATATTATTCTTCAAACAACTAG
- a CDS encoding alpha/beta hydrolase family protein gives MRVDQFKFFQSNAKGFLTGALLIVSAIFLNGQSKTSTIEKQTILLENSTEGPFWVKTTLIESGVLETPKYNFTNEFDAEKSEDNIKGIFYEGLPYKGKPTKVFSWYGVPENLTKNDKVPAIVLVHGGGGTAFVDWVKEWTNRGYIAIAIALEGQIPGDKITGENEKKEYQTFEYSGPKRQGFFEDVIVEKLEDQWFFHAVADVMLATSLLKSLPNVDENNIGITGISWGGILTNVITGVDNRYAFAVPVYGCGFLQETPNYSNLLGQLNNEQQAFYLNTWEPSLYVPLQKQPTLFVNGTNDFHFTMNSFTKTYEASPNEKYLSIGHNMKHGHQAGWAPESIYTFAEYITNNGTAPELPKLIQNKNKKLLYQYQGKVDKGYLYYTTDTSDWGKDSYQWVETTADVSNTNKTISAKLPDEAVAYFINIINSEGRMYSSPMRIVDGNRP, from the coding sequence ATGCGGGTAGATCAATTCAAATTTTTTCAATCTAATGCAAAAGGCTTTTTGACAGGTGCTTTGCTTATTGTGAGTGCTATATTTTTAAATGGACAAAGCAAAACTTCTACAATTGAAAAGCAAACAATTCTATTAGAAAATAGTACTGAAGGTCCTTTCTGGGTTAAAACTACTTTGATCGAAAGTGGTGTATTAGAAACCCCCAAGTACAATTTTACCAATGAGTTTGATGCTGAAAAATCAGAAGATAATATAAAGGGGATTTTTTATGAAGGTCTACCTTATAAAGGAAAACCAACAAAAGTGTTTAGTTGGTACGGAGTACCCGAAAACCTAACTAAAAATGATAAAGTCCCTGCAATAGTCTTAGTGCATGGAGGTGGAGGTACCGCATTTGTTGATTGGGTCAAAGAATGGACCAACAGGGGATACATTGCAATAGCAATAGCCTTGGAAGGTCAAATTCCTGGAGATAAAATTACCGGAGAGAATGAAAAAAAGGAGTATCAGACCTTTGAGTATTCCGGACCCAAGCGACAAGGTTTTTTTGAGGATGTAATTGTAGAAAAATTGGAAGATCAATGGTTTTTTCACGCAGTTGCAGATGTGATGCTAGCTACAAGCTTATTGAAGAGCTTACCAAATGTAGACGAAAATAACATTGGGATTACCGGTATTTCTTGGGGAGGTATTCTAACTAATGTCATAACAGGTGTAGATAATCGCTATGCATTTGCTGTACCGGTTTACGGTTGTGGTTTTTTACAGGAAACTCCTAATTATAGTAATCTATTAGGTCAGTTGAACAATGAACAACAAGCGTTTTATTTGAATACGTGGGAACCTTCATTATATGTACCACTTCAAAAACAACCCACACTTTTTGTAAATGGCACCAATGATTTCCACTTTACTATGAACAGCTTCACTAAAACCTACGAAGCTTCCCCTAACGAAAAATATCTATCCATTGGGCATAATATGAAACATGGTCATCAAGCAGGATGGGCACCGGAGTCAATTTACACGTTTGCAGAGTATATAACAAACAATGGTACTGCACCTGAATTACCAAAACTCATCCAAAACAAAAACAAGAAGTTGTTGTATCAATATCAAGGAAAAGTAGATAAAGGGTATTTGTATTATACCACAGATACTAGTGATTGGGGAAAGGACAGTTACCAGTGGGTCGAAACCACTGCAGATGTATCTAATACGAATAAAACAATTTCAGCAAAGCTGCCTGACGAAGCAGTTGCTTATTTCATAAATATTATCAATTCAGAAGGTAGAATGTATAGTTCACCCATGAGAATAGTGGATGGTAATCGTCCGTAA
- a CDS encoding alpha-L-fucosidase: protein MKLKNTKVNTVLILFVMFLFQSGSVFSQKKEKGENMDEMWGHQNSLGANAPDSRTKLFDNGNYAMFIHWGIYSKIANTWKDSTYYGISEWIMNPRRANIPVDEYMAEAKTFDPVNFDAMAIAQLAKDAGMKYIVVTSKHHDGFAMYNSKSNDFNIVKATPFARDPMKELSKACKELGLGFGFYYSHNQDWTFPGGNGGPKVNEKRKEVGFDYYFKEKCLPQVKEIVTQYGDIAMVWFDTPGNMEKKYVEELVEVVRKHQPNAMISGRAGHGLGDYKSLGDMNIPIKNIGGLWETVDVTNDSWGYAWYDQNWKSPKRILKSIISTVARGGTYMLNVGPAPDGTIPAEAQESLKTSGEWISKYPQVIYKTGSSPWGHALPWGDATIAADGKLNLCVYKWPLDGKLWLPGLKNTIKSADLLVDGKGQKLETTTHAGWVAISLPARRNEKLISVIELEIEGSPEVAISNSIDPVFSTVLPVDFATAEGCAIAEKRWMEKFGEWKHIEQAQDWKEGSTVTWEIEVKDPGYYQTELNYAGEGRLVWNITSDEGVVVQNQQNSSAVYNYYEMGLIKFNKPGKHTITVSLVDGKKNNASLKEIRLTPEGSME, encoded by the coding sequence ATGAAACTTAAGAATACCAAGGTAAATACAGTGTTGATATTATTTGTGATGTTCCTCTTTCAAAGTGGTTCTGTATTCAGCCAAAAGAAAGAAAAAGGAGAAAATATGGACGAGATGTGGGGGCATCAAAATTCATTGGGAGCCAACGCACCGGACTCTAGAACAAAATTATTTGATAATGGTAATTACGCCATGTTCATTCACTGGGGTATCTATTCAAAGATTGCCAATACATGGAAAGACAGTACGTATTATGGCATTAGCGAATGGATAATGAACCCTAGACGTGCAAATATTCCGGTGGATGAGTATATGGCAGAAGCAAAAACTTTTGACCCTGTAAATTTTGATGCTATGGCAATTGCCCAACTGGCCAAAGATGCCGGAATGAAATATATTGTAGTTACCAGCAAACACCATGATGGCTTTGCGATGTACAATTCCAAAAGCAATGATTTCAATATTGTAAAGGCCACGCCTTTTGCCAGAGACCCTATGAAGGAACTGTCAAAAGCATGTAAGGAACTGGGCCTTGGTTTTGGCTTTTATTATTCGCACAATCAAGATTGGACATTTCCTGGAGGCAACGGAGGACCAAAGGTAAACGAGAAAAGAAAAGAAGTTGGGTTTGATTATTATTTCAAGGAAAAGTGTCTTCCGCAGGTTAAAGAAATTGTAACCCAATATGGAGATATCGCCATGGTGTGGTTCGATACGCCAGGTAATATGGAGAAAAAATATGTGGAAGAATTAGTTGAGGTTGTTCGTAAACATCAACCTAATGCCATGATTTCTGGACGGGCCGGTCATGGTTTAGGCGATTATAAATCTTTAGGGGATATGAACATTCCCATAAAAAATATTGGTGGACTTTGGGAAACTGTTGACGTTACCAACGATTCTTGGGGATACGCTTGGTACGACCAAAATTGGAAAAGCCCAAAACGGATTTTAAAAAGTATTATTTCTACTGTGGCTCGTGGAGGGACTTATATGCTAAATGTGGGGCCTGCACCAGACGGAACAATTCCTGCGGAGGCCCAAGAATCGCTAAAAACTTCAGGGGAATGGATTAGCAAGTATCCTCAGGTAATATATAAAACTGGGTCTTCACCATGGGGTCATGCACTACCTTGGGGTGATGCAACCATAGCGGCTGATGGCAAATTGAACCTTTGTGTTTACAAATGGCCGTTAGATGGTAAACTATGGCTTCCAGGATTAAAGAATACGATTAAGTCTGCTGATTTATTAGTGGATGGAAAAGGTCAAAAATTGGAAACCACGACACATGCTGGTTGGGTAGCTATTTCATTACCAGCAAGACGGAACGAAAAATTAATATCTGTTATAGAATTAGAAATAGAGGGTAGCCCTGAGGTGGCTATATCCAATAGTATAGACCCTGTTTTTTCTACGGTACTGCCGGTTGATTTTGCTACGGCCGAAGGCTGTGCCATTGCCGAGAAAAGATGGATGGAAAAATTTGGGGAATGGAAACATATTGAGCAAGCTCAAGATTGGAAGGAAGGAAGTACAGTGACTTGGGAAATAGAAGTTAAAGATCCAGGCTATTATCAAACCGAACTAAATTATGCAGGGGAAGGCCGTTTAGTTTGGAATATAACTTCAGATGAGGGAGTTGTGGTTCAGAATCAGCAAAATTCATCAGCGGTATATAATTATTATGAAATGGGACTTATAAAGTTTAATAAACCCGGAAAGCATACTATAACTGTTTCCTTGGTAGATGGTAAAAAGAACAACGCAAGTCTAAAAGAAATACGGTTGACACCAGAAGGAAGCATGGAGTAA
- a CDS encoding sulfatase family protein: MKILKHKTLGTLLLLFSMTLGAQNIQKPNIIVIYTDDQGYGDVGALNPDAKFNTPNMDKLANEGIIFTDGHSSDAVCTPSRYSLLTGRYSWRTSLKEGVLRADGPCLIEKDRMTIASLLQENGYKTAMIGKWHLQMEFEGSLGKDRDWSKPFTDGPIEKGFDYYFGIPASMNYGILTYLENDKVLDPPVLWTKKKADKRPRAFSDSIDPKGYRMTPPYISERKEGTSGWVEVAPSFNDELVLKTFADKAVDYISESATEAKAGKPFFLYLPLTSPHLPHCTHPDFQGQSNCGNYGDFMEETDYRIGQVLEALKANGIEDNTLVIFSSDNGAETNYVNQREKYGHYSSFNFKGGKRDIYEGGHRVPFLMRWPNGIQAGKKSDVPVCQTDYLATIADIVGVELPDNAGEDSYSLIPILKGASYDKTVRGAVIHHSVSGRFAIREGKWKLNMFRDSGGSLKPKIIEPKEGEALYELYNMEKDPGETTNLYFDNPDVVKRLTQKITKIIEEGRTTPGTPQSYVKEGWDIPDWIKS, encoded by the coding sequence ATGAAAATATTGAAACATAAAACTCTTGGAACTTTATTATTATTGTTTTCAATGACCCTAGGTGCTCAAAACATCCAGAAACCCAATATAATTGTCATTTATACAGATGACCAAGGTTATGGAGATGTTGGCGCACTTAATCCCGATGCTAAATTCAATACGCCAAATATGGATAAATTGGCCAATGAAGGCATTATTTTTACAGATGGGCATAGCAGTGATGCGGTATGTACACCATCTAGATACTCTTTGCTAACCGGGCGCTATAGTTGGCGGACCTCTTTAAAAGAAGGAGTTTTAAGAGCTGATGGGCCTTGTTTAATAGAAAAGGATAGGATGACCATTGCTTCTTTACTTCAAGAAAATGGTTATAAAACGGCCATGATAGGAAAGTGGCATCTTCAAATGGAATTTGAAGGAAGCTTAGGGAAAGACCGTGACTGGTCAAAGCCCTTTACAGATGGTCCAATAGAGAAGGGATTTGATTATTATTTTGGTATTCCGGCATCTATGAATTATGGCATTTTAACGTATTTGGAAAATGACAAGGTGTTAGATCCTCCTGTATTATGGACTAAAAAGAAAGCGGATAAAAGACCACGTGCATTTAGTGATAGTATTGACCCGAAAGGGTATAGAATGACACCACCCTATATAAGTGAGCGTAAAGAAGGCACAAGTGGCTGGGTAGAAGTGGCACCCTCATTTAACGATGAGTTGGTCTTAAAAACATTTGCTGATAAAGCTGTGGATTATATTAGCGAATCTGCAACGGAGGCCAAAGCGGGTAAACCGTTCTTTTTATACCTGCCATTGACCAGTCCACATTTACCGCATTGTACGCATCCTGATTTTCAAGGGCAGAGTAATTGCGGAAATTATGGCGATTTTATGGAAGAAACCGATTATAGGATTGGACAAGTGCTTGAGGCTTTAAAGGCAAATGGAATTGAAGACAATACTTTGGTTATTTTTTCATCGGATAACGGAGCGGAGACCAACTACGTTAATCAGCGAGAAAAATATGGACACTATAGTAGTTTCAATTTTAAAGGAGGCAAGCGTGATATTTATGAAGGTGGCCATCGGGTTCCTTTTCTTATGCGTTGGCCTAACGGCATACAAGCAGGGAAAAAGTCAGATGTGCCCGTTTGCCAGACGGATTACTTGGCTACCATTGCCGATATTGTTGGGGTAGAACTTCCGGATAATGCAGGTGAGGATAGTTATAGTTTAATACCAATACTAAAAGGGGCTAGTTATGATAAAACGGTAAGAGGAGCTGTAATTCATCATTCCGTTTCGGGTCGTTTTGCGATTAGAGAAGGGAAATGGAAACTAAATATGTTTAGGGACTCTGGAGGTTCTTTAAAACCTAAAATTATTGAGCCAAAAGAAGGTGAAGCCCTATACGAATTATACAATATGGAGAAAGACCCAGGAGAAACTACAAATCTTTATTTTGATAATCCGGACGTAGTAAAAAGACTTACTCAGAAAATCACCAAAATTATTGAAGAGGGTAGAACTACACCTGGTACACCTCAATCTTATGTAAAAGAAGGTTGGGACATTCCGGATTGGATAAAGTCATAA
- a CDS encoding sulfatase-like hydrolase/transferase — MKIGIGLLLFSTLMILSCGEKQEAKKEIAVEQDTRPNIIFIFADDWGYGDLGIHGSTFCETPNLDKMAAEGIDFQNFSVVNPVCSPSRVAVMTGQFPARQSVHGHFASVESHIKRGMPDWLNPEAPLLPKMLKETGYATAHFGKWHLSNTHVKDAPSPLEYGYDEYGAFNLPSDLHQMQADSTLYKTINFVKRNKDKPFFVNAWIHATHTPHYPKEKYMQQFAHLKEQQQVYAAVIAEYDARIGELFKTLKDLSLDENTLVVFSSDNGPEITGKIKTTDDNSTGPGMGTYYSVGEGGLKGRKRSLFAGGVRIPFLVRWPGKTPSGVVDRTTELATVDLLPTFLELANTTYPANYEPDGVSIVSAIMGKPFERQKPIFWDWRFPNDRPDFWPSEGVQEGNWKLLANEELGRAELYDISTDWAEQKDVSAENPEKKRELMDKFKTFEKSLPTSPPANSFSEERNSIGSTNE; from the coding sequence ATGAAAATAGGAATAGGACTCTTGCTTTTTAGCACTTTGATGATTCTTTCGTGTGGAGAAAAACAAGAAGCTAAAAAGGAGATAGCGGTTGAACAGGATACGCGGCCCAATATCATATTCATTTTTGCCGATGATTGGGGGTATGGTGATTTAGGTATTCACGGCAGTACCTTTTGTGAAACCCCAAACCTTGATAAAATGGCCGCAGAGGGCATCGATTTTCAAAATTTCTCTGTGGTAAACCCAGTTTGCTCGCCAAGTAGAGTTGCCGTAATGACAGGGCAATTTCCGGCAAGGCAGAGTGTACACGGTCACTTTGCATCTGTGGAATCACATATAAAAAGAGGCATGCCGGATTGGTTAAACCCTGAAGCACCTTTACTTCCAAAAATGCTAAAAGAAACGGGCTATGCCACTGCTCATTTTGGAAAATGGCATCTTTCCAATACCCATGTTAAAGATGCACCGAGTCCGTTGGAATACGGTTATGATGAGTACGGTGCATTTAATTTACCAAGTGACCTACATCAAATGCAGGCAGACTCAACCTTATATAAAACGATTAATTTCGTAAAACGGAACAAAGACAAACCGTTTTTTGTAAATGCTTGGATTCACGCTACGCATACCCCGCATTACCCCAAAGAAAAGTACATGCAGCAATTTGCTCATCTAAAGGAGCAACAACAGGTTTATGCAGCGGTGATAGCGGAGTATGATGCTCGCATTGGTGAGTTATTTAAAACCTTGAAAGATTTAAGTTTAGATGAAAATACATTGGTAGTTTTTTCTTCGGATAACGGACCGGAAATAACTGGAAAAATTAAAACTACCGATGATAATTCTACAGGCCCTGGTATGGGAACTTATTATTCTGTAGGAGAAGGGGGACTCAAAGGTCGTAAGCGTTCTTTATTCGCAGGCGGTGTGCGTATACCGTTTCTAGTGCGCTGGCCTGGTAAAACTCCATCTGGTGTGGTTGATAGAACTACAGAATTGGCTACGGTAGATTTGCTACCCACATTTTTAGAATTAGCGAATACAACCTATCCTGCAAATTATGAACCTGATGGGGTAAGTATAGTATCAGCTATTATGGGAAAACCTTTTGAAAGACAAAAGCCGATTTTTTGGGATTGGCGTTTTCCCAATGATCGACCTGATTTTTGGCCAAGTGAAGGTGTACAAGAAGGGAATTGGAAGTTGCTGGCAAATGAAGAACTAGGAAGAGCGGAATTATATGATATTTCTACGGATTGGGCAGAGCAGAAAGATGTGTCGGCAGAAAATCCAGAAAAGAAGAGAGAACTAATGGATAAGTTCAAAACATTCGAAAAATCCTTACCAACAAGTCCACCTGCTAATTCATTTTCAGAAGAAAGAAATTCAATAGGTTCCACAAATGAATAA